A part of Bubalus bubalis isolate 160015118507 breed Murrah chromosome 6, NDDB_SH_1, whole genome shotgun sequence genomic DNA contains:
- the LOC102388940 gene encoding disintegrin and metalloproteinase domain-containing protein 30, giving the protein MRSVRTCFSPGRSLVLAVLLVDSLGKDLLFHPEWSFDSYEITIPKKLSFRGGEQRAARHVSYLLKVKGRNRVVHLWPKRFLLPRNLQVFSFTEQGRLLEDHPYIPSDCNYMGLVEGNPDSQATISTCMGGLRGLLKIDANHYQIEPHKASSHFEHMVYLMKKEEEFPNQICGLTDDKTIEQMAQHENMARTPDFTDLYPHQMYMEIALVFDNSRYLFSNSNLTQVINDAILLTSIMDSYFQDIRLRIHLFSVEVWTDKDKIRVNFTKIEQVLSQFLVYRTSVLSSRVPVDWVHLYLKRTFSDLLAQSAGHACSRFYAGSVSVFPDVNILAPATWSTHVLGHSVGMLHDEAYCQCKGRNSCIMGTGRYGFSNCSYADYFAHIYRASNARCLTNLPGLGYVVKRCGNKIVEENEECDCGSGEECEEDGCCQPDCKFKEGANCSTGLCCHKCQFRPSGYMCRVEENECDLAEYCNGTSAFCPSDTYKQDGTPCKYEAHCFKQSCQSRYMQCQKIFGLDAKDAPHQCYDAVNVIGDQYGNCGISGLREFRKCTKQNSICGRLQCINVETLPDMPDHTILISTHLHKENLMCWGIGYHLAMVPMGLPDLGVINDGTSCGKERVCFNRYCVNSSVLKFDCFPEKCNRRGVCNNNKNCHCMYGWAPPLCEEVGYGGSIDSGPPGPLRKEVSASLQVVSLIFMRLIFLIISVIVVFYRKIIESL; this is encoded by the coding sequence ATGAGGTCAGTGAGGACCTGCTTCTCCCCAGGCCGGTCGCTAGTCCTGGCGGTGCTCCTGGTTGACTCTCTTGGCAAGGATTTACTTTTTCACCCTGAGTGGAGCTTTGACTCCTATGAAATCACCATTCCCAAGAAGTTGAGCTTCCGTGGAGGGGAGCAGAGAGCGGCCAGGCACGTGTCCTACCTCCTGAAGGTAAAAGGCAGGAACCGTGTTGTTCATCTGTGGCCCAAGAGGTTTCTGTTGCCTCGGAATTTGCAGGTTTTCTCCTTCACAGAACAGGGGAGACTCTTGGAAGATCACCCTTATATACCCAGTGACTGCAACTATATGGGCTTGGTCGAAGGAAATCCGGATTCTCAAGCTACAATAAGTACATGCATGGGAGGTCTACGGGGCCTCCTGAAAATTGATGCCAATCATTACCAAATCGAGCCCCACAAGGCTTCTTCCCATTTTGAGCACATGGTATATCTcatgaagaaagaggaggaattTCCTAATCAGATCTGTGGCTTAACTGATGATAAAACAATAGAGCAGATGGCCCAGCATGAGAACATGGCTAGGACACCAGACTTCACTGACTTATATCCACATCAAATGTACATGGAAATAGCACTGGTCTTTGATAACAGTAGGTATTTATTTTCAAACTCCAACCTTACTCAAGTCATAAATGATGCCATTCTTCTGACTTCTATTATGGACTCTTACTTCCAAGATATCCGTCTAAGAATACATCTGTTTAGTGTTGAAGTATGGACAGATAAGGACAAAATTAGAGTTAATTTTACAAAGATAGAgcaagttttaagccagtttttggTATACCGAACAAGTGTACTAAGTTCTCGGGTTCCAGTAGATTGGGTGCACCTATATCTTAAAAGAACTTTTTCAGATTTACTTGCACAGTCTGCGGGACATGCATGTAGTCGGTTTTATGCTGGATCTGTAAGTGTTTTTCCAGATGTAAATATCCTTGCACCCGCCACTTGGTCCACTCACGTACTGGGACACAGTGTGGGAATGCTACATGATGAAGCATACTGCCAGTGTAAGGGAAGGAATAGCTGCATCATGGGTACTGGGCGATATGGGTTTAGTAATTGTAGTTATGCCGATTATTTTGCACACATATATAGAGCTTCAAATGCAAGGTGTCTAACTAATCTCCCAGGCCTAGGCTACGTGGTTAAGAGATGTGGAAACAAAATTGTGGAAGAGAATGAGGAATGTGATTGTGGTTCAGGAGAGGAGTGTGAAGAAGATGGGTGTTGTCAACCAGATTGTAAATTCAAAGAAGGAGCCAACTGTAGCACTGGACTTTGCTGTCATAAATGTCAGTTTCGTCCATCTGGATACATGTGTCGGGTGGAAGAAAATGAATGTGACCTTGCAGAGTACTGCAATGGGACCTCAGCTTTCTGTCCAAGTGATACTTATAAGCAGGATGGAACCCCTTGCAAGTACGAAGCCCACTGTTTCAAACAGAGTTGTCAATCCAGGTATATGCAGTGCCAAAAAATTTTTGGACTTGATGCCAAGGATGCTCCTCATCAGTGCTATGATGCAGTTAATGTAATAGGTGATCAATATGGGAACTGTGGGATTTCAGGACTTCGTGAATTTAGAAAGTGTACCAAGCAAAATTCAAtatgtggcaggctacagtgcataaaTGTCGAAACCCTCCCTGATATGCCAGATCACACCATCCTAATATCCACTCATCTGCATAAAGAAAATCTCATGTGCTGGGGCATTGGCTATCATCTAGCCATGGTACCTATGGGGTTACCTGACCTGGGTGTGATAAATGATGGTACCTCCTGTGGGAAGGAGCGGGTATGTTTTAATAGATACTGTGTGAATAGCTCAGTCCTGAAATTTGACTGTTTCCCTGAGAAGTGCAACCGCCGAGGAGTttgcaacaataacaaaaactgcCATTGCATGTATGGTTGGGCCCCTCCGCTCTGTGAGGAGGTAGGATATGGAGGAAGCATCGACAGTGGGCCTCCAGGGCCCCTAAGGAAGGAGGTGTCTGCCTCCCTTCAGGTTGTGAGTCTTATATTTATGCgccttattttcttaattatctcAGTGATTGTTGTGTTTTACAGGAAAATCATAGAAAGCTTatga